Genomic segment of Sediminispirochaeta bajacaliforniensis DSM 16054:
AAACATTTGTGATCATCAGGAATTTTACGAACCGACGCCCGAAGGAAATACCCCTCAGCATTCTGTATTGCCGTCGGGACAATATCCAGGGGCCCCTTAAAGAATATCTGGTTGTCCTCTTTTCTGTTGTTATCAACCGAAGAAAATACCTCCAGATCAACCCATTTCGAACCATTCCAGTATTCCCAGGAAAGAACCGCAATGATTTCATCGTTTACCGAAGTAATGGAATAGGTAGTATCGAAGGTAAGTGAAACGGTATTCGGTTCCTTTAAGAATTCAAAGACCGACGCCTCAATGTAGATCTTTCGCTCGATCTCAGCTGCAGCATCGAAAAGACGGAAAGAACCCTTACGCTTCAGCTCAGAGACATTATCGGTAATCTTATCACCCAATCGGCCATAGGAAGCGGCAAGGGCGATATTGCATACCGAGAGAGATTTCTCGGTTTCAAAGACAACCGGCTCACTGCCGTTTTTCGCCTCGGTTCCGACCTGTAATCCTTGCTTGAGGAAAACAGCATCCTTGTATCCATCCACAGGATGGAAGGTCAGCAAAACCCTTGCCGACTGGGGAGGGGAAAGCGTAAGCCCGAGAAGATCAAGAAGTGCAAGATAGGTTTTTTCAGGAACCTTATTCAGACGGTAGATGGTCATTTCCGTCATCCAGGAAAAAAGCTCAAGAAGCGTAATTCCCGGATCCGTCGGATTGTGATTCGTCCACTCCGGACAATAATGCGGAATCAATGAAATTGCCTGATCGAGAATATCTTTATATGTTCGATCATCCAAATTGGGACTGGGTATCACTTTCGCCTCTTTCTAAATAAAACGGATAAACCAAATTAAAATAGGTATTGATGCTACGAATTTTGTACTGAATGGAAATATTGATCCTTGTCTCATCATCAGCATCGGGAGCGACCAATACCTCTTCGAGAACAATGCGATGCTCCCAACGGTGTAGAGCCTCTTCGATATAGTGCTGAGCGAGTGCATAGGTCCGGGCCCCATTTGGTGAGAACACCAAATTATTCAGATCACAACCAAAATCGGGGCGCATAAGCCGTTCGCCCTTTGTTGTGCCCAAAATAATCCTGATGGAATTTTCGACACTACGTTCATTTGAGACTGTTAAGATTTGACCGTTATCACCCACAGAAAAAGGAAAGGCAATTCCGGTTCCAAGAAAGTTTTTATTTTTCATAATCAACACACATTACAAATTCAATTTAAAACAACTGAACGATTTCTCTCATCAACGTATTTTTCTTTTAACCGCTTTTTTTTTCGAGGTCAAGACAGAATCATATGTTTTAATCAATAATTATAATAAAACGGTAAAGAACTACGATATTCGTTTTAAAAAAATACAATAAAAAAAATATTGTACGATAATCGGATAAAAAAATACTATTAGATAACAGATACAAAAAATGATTAATATAAAAATGCATCAATAATAAATTGCATATTTAAATCTAAAAAAACATATAAGCAATTTTTTTTAATATCATAGAGTTTGTTTTTTCAATATAGAAATCTAAATTGCTATCTAAAAAATGTAAATGCAATCATATACAACTCAATATGCTTTCTATAAATAGCTAATATGTTCAATATTATCTATAATAGGAAGGAAATGGAATAAAAAATGAATAAATAGAACGAATATTACAAGAAATTCAAAGAGTATCGAAAATAGCTGGATTTCTGTATGCAATCGTGCTACATATATATTATTCCGATAAGTTCATAGATAAAATGGAAGGTGCAGGATTAGAAATAATAAAAACAACGACATGCTGTCACGGTATCGTGATTACTATAAAAATATCTCAATAAAAATGAAGACCCCATACCATCCTGCGCTCTTTATTTAAGGAGAAAAAAGATGGAAGAAT
This window contains:
- a CDS encoding GPW/gp25 family protein, with product MKNKNFLGTGIAFPFSVGDNGQILTVSNERSVENSIRIILGTTKGERLMRPDFGCDLNNLVFSPNGARTYALAQHYIEEALHRWEHRIVLEEVLVAPDADDETRINISIQYKIRSINTYFNLVYPFYLERGESDTQSQFG